Within the Oryctolagus cuniculus chromosome 19, mOryCun1.1, whole genome shotgun sequence genome, the region TGTGAGGGGTGTCGGGTAACTAATGTTCCTGCGGACCCCCACAGGGCCTTGGTGGCGTGTTGGGGGGCAGGTTCTCAGGAGCAAAGAGCCCTCCTCATGTTGTGGCTTTAGACCCCTCCCCAGCTCACCCCCCCTCCTTGCAGAGAGAGCCCCACTCCCAGCCCTCCTCAGTGCCCTCCTCCATCCCATCCCTCACCCAGGTAGTCCCCCCAGTCAGGCTCCAGTCCCCTGTTGCTGAGACAGCCGTGGACCACGTTGAGGCAGAAGCCCCTGCAGGGCAGAAGCGAGGGGACTCCCCGGCAAAGGGGGCAGCCGACCAGACGCATCAGAGCCTGGCTGCAGCTCTCGGACACCGGCACCTGGGGACAGAGAGCGGGGCTGTGTCATCTGCACACTGTGTGGCCGGGCACAGACAGACGCCGAATGCCCTGCGTCACCTTCCCCGGGCTCCGTGTGGACAGCTGGGTGTGAGGGACTAGGGCTCCCACCTGCCAGCAGGTAAGACCACAAGGGAGGCTTCCAGCGGCCAGGTCACAGGCACTGCTGATGGAAAGGTGTGGGGATGAGGGACAAGAGGGAGCCCCTCACGGccaaggagggaggaggcagaaaggAGACAGGAGATGAACtgaagagtcagggagagaggttgggtggtggggagaggccaagccaggagtccagcCTCCGGCACAGGGGAGGAGGAGTCACTGGGAGGTCTTGGGGACACAGAGGAGCTGATATTCCAACCTCAGACTGCTACAGAGAGCAGTCCTTAGGGGACAGCAGGGTGTCTGAGTCATCAGAGGGCATGGAGGGTCAGAGGTGGCAGGTCATGGGTCATGATCCTGTAGAGCCAGGTCCAGGCACCAGCCCCCCTCCCACCGCCCAAACACACATCCTGATTTTCTCTGGGGCACCAGGCCAGGAGGCTGATACAGGCAGGCCCAGGCCTCTGCCGTCAGATGGTGCCAGTCTCTTTCTCACGGGGTCTCCcacacctgcctctccctccctgggccATGCCCCGACCCAGGCCTCCTTCTAACCTTGAGCGCTTCTCTGACCACATTTCGTCCAGTCTCCAGGCCCTGGACAAAGGCCCGGGCAGCCACCAGGGAACGGGTTATCtaggggagaggaaagagggtGAGAGAAACCACAGAGTTGTCAGGGGTCACTCCAGTCTCAGGCCAGAAGGCTTTACCAAGGGGGTGAGCAGCAGCGGCCATCAGGCGTGTGGGGTTGTCTGGGGGTGGGTAGCGAGTAGCAGGTGGAACAGAGAGGCAGACTCAAGAGACCCGCAGGAATCACAGCCCAGGAGGATAGAGGGGAATGGGGCTTGGGAAGACATAGAGGGACTGTGTTGTAGGGGGCTTGGAGGTCGAGAGACTGCAGCTCAGGACAAACACTGaccagggtggggggcagagctCTGCCACGCGTGGCTGAGAAACGTTAACCTCTAGCAGCCCTAGCGTTCTCCTGTGTACAGTAAAGGTACTACTATGTGCCTCTCAGAGTCATGACGACAGTTAACAGAGAAACTAAGTGGAAGTGCCTCTCAACACGCAAGGCCTGTTTCAGTTAGCCgaggcacaggaagtcaagaTGTTAGGATTAAGGAGAGGAGGTGGCGGGAaggtggctggggccaggagcgGGTCAGTGTCGACGTGAAAGTAGGGTACAAAAGGGAAGTGAGGGGCACCCCGTTAAAGTCAGGCGGAGGTGactgaggctgggggggggggtcaccagGCCAGACATGGCTGAGTAGGGGAAACTCCAGAGCAGGGGTTGTTGGTTAGAGGTGAGTGGTGCACAGGTCGGAGGTGGCTGGAGCTCAGGCCTCGGGATCCCTCACCTGCAGGCGGAGGCGGCGGGGTGAATCCCCGAAGGGATGCAGAGAGCCATCAGTAGCTGAGGCCAGGCGTGTGAGGCAGAGCAGGAAGTCAGGGGAGAATCTGCGCTGGGGGTGCAGCAGGGGGAATGCTCTCTCCAGGAGCTGGGCCCAGAAATCCGCCAAGATGTCATCTAACCCCTCACCAGACTTTGCATAGTAGTCTCGCAGCTGAGAGAACAGGCCATTGAATATGGAGGCGTGCTGGGCATACAGGCGGCCGTAGGAGTGGGagaagagctgggccagggagtGCTGGGATATTGAGAGCATCTCCTGAAAAAACTCTGCGGTAAATGCAGGGGACAGGGTGGGAGAAGGCCGACGACGGGTAGAGACGTGAAAGGGAGGCGGcaggaggggatggggagagaaaagACAAGGGAGTTAGAAACAGCGACTCAGAGACCGGGGCAGTCTGAGTGAGGGAGCACAGGGCACCAGAGAGACCCGGGGGATGGGGACGGCAGGGCTAAGCTGGGTTAGGAAGCATGCTGGGGTCAGAAGCACAGAGCAGAGGTGAGAAGGGGGTTTGGGGACCCCAGGTCCTCACCATTAAATTTCCTGTGCCGGGCAGTCAGGGAGTGGACCAGGAAAGAGCCGCTACCCTCCACCAGGCCGCGGAAGGTGGCCTCCGTGTCCCTGATGAGCCTCTGCTCTGTCTCACTGGAACAGCAGGTGTACTCCTGGGGACAGACCCGGAGGTGCTCACCTGGACAGAGGAGACGTGGAGGAACAGCGGGATGTGACAATGTGAAATTCCTTCTGTCTCCCACCTTTCTCTGCGGGCTATGCCTTCTCTTCCACCTCTCGGGCCTGTTTTCTATTGTCTGCCCCCTCATCCCCACATGACCCTACCCCCTCCTTATCATCCCTTCACCCATTCCATGTCCACTTCTCATTAGCCATGGTTTGACAGCCATCCtgcgggccacagcagtgaccaCAGTGTCCTCAGGTGACCCTCCCCACACCACACACCCCAGTCCCCAAGGGGCTTGGACAGCTTCTACAGGGTGAAGAATGGGGTTTGGAGGGGTGAGGTTATTTGGTGAGCAAGAAAGTATTCTCTAAGAAGGGGCTCACATAGTGAGGGGCATCTGGCTgtgaagaaagaaacagacaagGGGGTGCTAATGACCAGGAAGGGATTCCTGGGGTGAGGGTGGAGTAAGTGCTATTATATGAACAGGAGGCTTATAGTGATCCTGGTAAAGAAGTTGCAGGAGGAGAGGTATTATTGTGGGATGGCAAGATTGTCTTAACGGTCACTCTGAAAGGGAAAAGAGTTATTGTGAGATGCGGAGGagccccccctgccccccacccccaattctctagtcttcctctttctcctcaccTGAGATCAGGGTGGAAGGGATTAGGTTTAAGCTATATCTCCGCGCCCCCAGCACCTGCCGGGTCTCTGCACAACTCCGGGTGACCTTTGCCTCGCTCCCGGGTCCGGGGCCAGGACCGGGacacagaggcagcagcagaagcagaagaAGTCGCAGCGCGGACATAGCTGCAGCCGCCCCGGGACGGCAAAGTGGGTCCTAAGGAGGAAAGAAGAGCCGCCCGAGCGCCACAAGCTGGGTCCCGGCTGCGGAACTGCTCCACCGGCCAGAGAAGGAGCGCGACCCCCGAAAACTCAACACTCAGCACGGTAGCCGGACCAGGCGGCATCGGCGGAGACAATGGGAGCCCGGAGCCGGACAGGGGGCGGGGCCCGAGGTGGGGCCGCGCCAATGACGGGAAGAAGCCGGCCTCGGGGGCGGGGTCAAGGGAGAAACGAAGCCAATGTGGTAGGAGAGCTCAGCCAGGGGGGCGGGACACGGACGCTCCGAGGAGGTTGGAGGAGTAGGGGCGTGGTCTTTCTTGGAGGCGTGGCGATTTGGCTCGAAAGGCGGAACCCTGGTGGAATCTAGCCTATGGTAGTTGAGAAGCCAAACCGAAGGGGCTACTACCAGTCCAGTCCGGCGGGGAGGGATTTTGGAGGGCGCGGCCTGGGCAGGGCGGGGCTAAAGCGAGCGGCCCGCGCTCTCGAGCCCACGTGACAGGGCGGAGCTCCTGAGGGCCAGTGGCAGCTCGACGCGGCCGCGGCGGCGTGACTGGAACGTGATAAGCACGAGCTCGCACGCTTGTCGGCCTCGCGACCATTAccagcccggggcggggggagggggcaacCGTTAGGTTTGCGCCTGCGCTCAGTGTGCCTCGCGCCTTCCCGCGTTTTTCCAGACTCTTCGGCCATCGGAAGGGAGGCGGCGTGAGCCGCTGTGCCTGAGGTGGGGATTACCAAAGAGACCTGGGACGGTAACCTGTCGCCCACCCTGCCCAGCCAGAAGTCCCTCTGACGAATTCGGCCAGTGAGGTTCCTCTTTGGCCCCAGAACAGGCCCTCCCCCCACCGTCGGGTCCCTGAGACAGGAAGCCGCCCCCGGCCGGGCCTCAGTGGCCTCCGCCATGGAGGCCGTAAATCCGGCCCGCAGCCCCCTGAGAGAAGCGTAGCGCCCCCGCGTGAGCGGCTGGACGGCCCCTCCGCGGTCAGGCGTGACGTGGCTGTCCATTCTGGAAAAACAGGGCGCGCGCCTCCCTTCCGCCCCCGTCTCCCCGCGTTTCCTACACCCGCAAATCGTTTAGCGCTTCGCGTTCTGCCCCACGTGGAGTCGAGTTCCGGCTTCCGTCGTTAACCGCGAGGCGAATTTTGTCGCCCCCGCAGCTGGGGGGGCGGGGCGTGTCTAATTCTCGATGCCGTGGGTGGGCGCTTAGTCTTGTTTGGGGGCAGCATTCTTtcccccagggctggggtgggcgcCGCGCGCGGTGGGAGCTCCCGGGCCGTTTGCTCCCTGCAGGCGGCGCGCCATGCCCACTCTGCGGTCGTCCTCCTCCCCGCTGAGCACGGCCACGGGCGGCACCCACGCCTGGTCGTTTTCTCCCGGCTCCTCCACCCCCCAGCCCTGCGATGACAGAGACTCGGACCAGACCTCGCAGGGGTGAGTGGGTTGGGCGAAAAGTTGGTGGTGGGGTTCCCTGGTCTCcctgagctgggcctggccaggagAACTACTGTGCTCAGCTGGGGGCGCCCCCAGCCCTGTGGGCTGTGTTGTGGGTGCCAAGAATAACCCGTCTTGCTCTGACGAGTTTCTAGGTACAACCTGTTAAGTGCGGGGACTGGGAGGTGAAGATAAGGAATTGAATCCCTCTAGTTGCCAGCTGTATTGTATGTGTTTTTTAGTTGATGGCCTGTCGTTCTCACTGGGGATTTTGTAAGTTGTTTCATCTGCCCTTAACTATAGATTATCATTGATTAGATGATTCTGTGACGGTTGTAATACTATGAGGGAGGCCTCGGAAAGCTCATGGAAACGTGAGTCatgaaaaaaaagtgttaatttgGAGGACCAACGTAAacctttttaatttgaaaggcagagtgtcaagGAAAGacattccatcagctggttcactccttaaaatgGTTAAGTGTGGggcagatagaagccaggagccagaaactccgtctgtgtctcacgtgggtggtaggcgcccaagcacttgagccatcatctgccttcccaggttagcaagaagctggattgg harbors:
- the GPC2 gene encoding glypican-2 isoform X1, with amino-acid sequence MSALRLLLLLLLPLCPGPGPGPGSEAKVTRSCAETRQVLGARRYSLNLIPSTLISGEHLRVCPQEYTCCSSETEQRLIRDTEATFRGLVEGSGSFLVHSLTARHRKFNEFFQEMLSISQHSLAQLFSHSYGRLYAQHASIFNGLFSQLRDYYAKSGEGLDDILADFWAQLLERAFPLLHPQRRFSPDFLLCLTRLASATDGSLHPFGDSPRRLRLQITRSLVAARAFVQGLETGRNVVREALKVPVSESCSQALMRLVGCPLCRGVPSLLPCRGFCLNVVHGCLSNRGLEPDWGDYLDGLLLLAEKLQGPFSFELATESIGVKVSEGLMYLQENSVKVTEKAFQQCGNPHPISTRHRRAPAPREEVGRPWRPGAEEERPTTAAGTNMQRLVWEFRERLGRARGFWTGLPTTVCGDSRMAVDISQEAAPCWTGTGRGRYLPPVVGSSVAEQLNNPELEVDASGPDLPTRRRRLQLRAATARMKAAALGHDLDRHDDDEDASGSGGGQQYADDWKAGAETLTPLGRPLLPPRREGPGSRGGSSRYNQGRSRSGGTSVVFRPQPALILFPSALALLGPR